The genomic window CGGAGAGTCCATCGAGCGCAACCTGCATATCCACCTGGGCTACCGCATCTTCCAGTTATTTGGAACGGCGCTGGAGCCGCTGATGTTCGGCATCGTAGCGCTGCTGCTCTACTGGTCGATCCTGTTCTGGATGTACCGCAGAAGTCTTTTCCTGCGCATCTGAACTCGCACGAACCACTCCGCGATTACATCGGGCCTTTAGAGTTTTTGGGGCGTGGGTAGAAGGCTTCGACGACGGTGGAGATGCCGCCGCGCGGGCGGAAGTCGCCGACTACCTTGGCCCATACCGGATCGCAGGCTTTGACCACATCGTCGAGCACCTGGTTGACGATGTTCTCCTGAAAGATGCCGAGGTTGCGGTAGGTGAAAAGATATTCCTTCAGCGACTTGAGCTCGAGGCAGGTCTTGCGGGGCATGTAGCGGATGGTGATGCGGCCGAAGTCGGGCAGGCCGGTCTTGGGGCAGACGCTGGTGAACTCGGGATCGTCGACGAGGATCTCGTAGGCCTTGAACTGGTTCTTCCATGTCTCGATGGCGGGAAATTTAATGTCGAGGCCGGATGCGGCGTGGTCGTCGGTGTAGCCCGTGGTCTTCTTGGTGGTCATGCATCTATTTTATCGCGGCGCCCCTTGCCGGGCGCTGCATCGAGTTTGAATGCAAAATTCGGAGTGTTGTGTTGCGCGGATTTTCTTATGGTCGAGAGAATCTCATCTCGCAAAGGAAATCACACAATGCACCGTACCGTTCACCCTTCGATTCTTTATGTTGGCACTCCCGTTGTTCTTATCGGCACGTTGAATGAGGACGGCTCGCCGAACCTTGCGCCCATCTCTTCGGCATGGTGGCTGGGATGGAACTGCATGCTCGGCTTTGGAGCGAATTCCAAAACGCCACAGAATCTGCAACGCACACGACAGTGCACCATTAATCTTCCGTCGGTGGCAGAGGTGTCGCAGGTGAATGGGCTGGCGCGGCTTACGGGTTCCGATCCGGTGCCTCCGCACAAACAGGCTCGCGGATATACCTTCTGTGCAGACAAGTTTGGTGCATCGGGATTTACGCCGGAGAATGCCGAGCTTGTCGATGCGCCGCTGGTCCGCGAATGCCCGTTGCAGATGGAGGCGGAGTTGACGGCGGCCCATCCCTTCGCTCCGGAGACGAACGGGAGCCTGATTGCGCTTGAAGTTCGCATCCTGCGCGTGCATGCGCATCCGGAGATTTTAATGGGGGTAGATGGAAATCGCATCGACCCAAACAAGTGGCGGCCGTTGATTATGAGCTTCTGCGAGTTCTATGGGCTGGGAGAGCAGGTGCATCGTTCACGGCTGGCGGAGATCTCTGAAGATCTCTATCGGCCGGTGCGAGTGAAGGAGATGATGACGGAGTCCATGCAGGAAACGCCGGTCTCCTGAGAGAGCGGCGTTTCGTGTGGGTTTATACCTTGTGTTCAGGCTAATCGCGGCGGCTGAGGGTTGGACGGTCGTCGCCGGAGTTGGCTGGGTTATTGGGGCTATTGGGATCGTTGTTGGTGCCGCCTACGCGACGCAGGGTCGGCTTGCTGCCGCCATTCTTGTCGTTGAGCTTGCGTTTGTTTTCGAGGCGCGCGAGGCGGGCCTTGACGTCGTCGA from Granulicella sp. L56 includes these protein-coding regions:
- the queF gene encoding preQ(1) synthase, whose amino-acid sequence is MTTKKTTGYTDDHAASGLDIKFPAIETWKNQFKAYEILVDDPEFTSVCPKTGLPDFGRITIRYMPRKTCLELKSLKEYLFTYRNLGIFQENIVNQVLDDVVKACDPVWAKVVGDFRPRGGISTVVEAFYPRPKNSKGPM
- a CDS encoding flavin reductase family protein translates to MHRTVHPSILYVGTPVVLIGTLNEDGSPNLAPISSAWWLGWNCMLGFGANSKTPQNLQRTRQCTINLPSVAEVSQVNGLARLTGSDPVPPHKQARGYTFCADKFGASGFTPENAELVDAPLVRECPLQMEAELTAAHPFAPETNGSLIALEVRILRVHAHPEILMGVDGNRIDPNKWRPLIMSFCEFYGLGEQVHRSRLAEISEDLYRPVRVKEMMTESMQETPVS